Sequence from the Pontibacter pudoricolor genome:
TCGTAACGCACAAAGTTGGTGGCAGGAACTACAGTTTGCCAAACTTCGGGCTCCAGGTAACCATCCAAAACGGGTGCTTTGGTAGCGCGCGCAGCCTTGGTTGTTTTGCGTTTAAGCTCAGTGGCTTCGGGTTCTTTGTTTTTGTCGGTTGCTGTGGCAGTACCGGTTAGTAAGGTAAAAGTTAGGGCAAAAGCAAGGTATTGGTGTAGCATTATAGTATTGCGCCTGACGAAAGCGCCGCTGTAAAAGGTTATCAGTCTGGTTTATAGTTAGTGTTGCGGAGGTAAGACGTGGCTAACGCCTGAGCTTGATATAGTCCGGGTAGATCTCGATCCTGTTTGCTTTGTACAGGTTCCCTACCGCACGTTTAAACATTTTTTTGCTGGCACCTACTACACGGTAAATATCCTCCGGATCGCTTTTATCCGACAGGTTCAGGGTTCCATTCTGTTCTTCGAGCAGCTGCATTACTTTAGCTGAGGTCTCATCCATCTCGCTAAACGTATCGGCATCGGGCTTGCGCAACGTTACGTCTATCTTGTTATCGGGGCGGATGGTTTTAATGTAGGCAGGCAGTTTATCACCAATCTCCAGGTCTTTAAAAACCTCGTTTCGGTATAGCAGGCCCAAATACGTGTTGTTGATGATCACGTTATACCCAAGGTCGGTATAGGCAGCTACCAGCACTTCTACCTGTTCACCTTCTTTTACCTGGATGTTATCATTCTGCAGGTATTTGTTGATCTTGGCAGTACCAACTATCCGGTCCGAGGCATCATCTAAATACACATACACGCAGTACTTACGGCCGGGTACCATTTTGTCTTTCTGGTTATTGAGGGGCACCAGCAGGTCTTTCTCCAGTCCCCAGTCCAGGAAAGCACCGAAGCTGGAAGTGTCTTTGCACAGCAATCCCGCAAATTGCCCTACTGTGGCGTAAGGGGTAAGGTTAGTAGCAATTACCCGGTCTTCAGAGTCGCGGTACACGAATACGCGCACAAAATCACCAACTTTAGCACCTTCTGGTAAATATTTTTTAGGAAGCAGTATGTCGCCGTCTTCAGAAGTTAAATAAACCCCGAAGTCTACTTCACGCGCTATCTCGAGCTCGTTGTAATTGCCTAAATCTACCATGGTTGTGTTGTTGCTGTGTAAGTGCTGTCCTACAAATCTAATAAAAAGCCAAACGCTTTAAAAGCTGAGAACCTGCTAAATAGCAATAGTCTATATATTTAGGATAAAGTCTAAAATGGAATGGGTTAAGTGTAAGAATATGGTTTTTGATTTGCCTTATCCCAACCTCCCCGTTTTATCGAGGGCCCCTACCGCCAAAACAGGGGAAGGAACCCTGCTATCGTTCTATAGTTTCTCGTTTGTCATTTCGAACAGCGTGAGAAATCTGAGTTCTATAGTTTGCTACTCTACTTTTCAATCCAAGCCTTTCCTTCTATAGTTACCACTTATCCTGAGAGCTTTACTTGCCTATTGTTCTATAGTTGGCTTTCATGCCCTCACGGCCGGGAGGCCCCGTCTTGGGGGTAGGGGCCCTCGATAAGGGCATCGCGCTGCTGCTTTCTTTCTACCCTCGTACCTCGGGTTGCCTGGCGGCACCGCAACAAAGCAAAGGCGCTCAACCCAAAGACTGTGATCAGTTCGATAGCATTTTTTTAGTTGAGTGATAAGCTATAGTTGCATTGCCTTATCGTGGCTATAGTTTCGTAGGGACAGGTCGCGACCTGTCCGATCTTAGGCTGTAACTATAGAAAACTCAGATTTCTGCCGCTGGTCGAAAGGACAGTTGGGAAAGCAGTAGCAGAAAGTCCCCCTTCGAAGGGGGCAGGGGGATGACAAACACCCACTATAAAACGATATCCTCAACTATAGCAACAGCCGTAATTCCCCTCTTGGGAGGGGTAGGGGTGGGTTAAAACCAAAACTATAAAACTATAAAACTATAACTCCAACAATAGCGACTGCTATAAAGCTCCTTCCCCTGTTCTTAGGGGAAGGCTGGGAAGGGGTAAAAAAAGGCAGCACTTTGCAGCGCTGCCTTTTCAAAATCTATAATTTGTAAAACTTACTTAGCCTTGGCTTTTGCAGGAGCTTTTCTGGCTGTTACTCTTAATCCGTCTTTACTGCTGCGGCTTTTCTGATCTTCAGCTTCCATAATATCTTCTGGTCGGGCAATCATTCCGATTGATAAACCGTCATCGCCTAAAAAGTGCTCTATGTGGTGGCAGCGGTCTTCTGTTTTGATCAGGATGCCTTCCAGTAATGCTTTGGTGGCGAAGTCTTCGTGCTGCATGGCCAGTTTTATAGTTTTGCGTAACTCTACAGCTATCGTTTTTTCATCGTCCATGTCCTTGGCCAGCATCTCTCTTATCCTGAAAACGCCTTCTTCTTCGTGGTCAATGTAGGTTAGTTCCAGTTGTTTTTTTGGGTGGCAGGTAGGGCAGTAGCCCATCACGGTCAGGCGCTCGGCAATGGCATCGTACTGTTCGTGCAACTGGGTGTAGTGGTCCTCAAAAAACAAATGCAGATCTCTGAACTGCGGGCCTTCTACCATCCAATGGTGTTTGTGATACTGGTTAAATAGCGTGATGAAAGACGACAGGTGCCGGTCCAGTTCACGGGCCATAACTTTTGCTGTATTATCTGACAACCCAACCGGGTTTCCTTCATATTCTGATTTTTCTCTTAGTTTTTCCATAGGTATAGTTTGTAATGCTACCTCTATACTTACCCCGAAAAGCGGAAAAAGGATATGCTGAATCTTATCTGAACTCTGCTACGCCGGGGCGCTCAAATCGGAAATCGGTGAAATCGTAGTATGGCCGTGATGCCTCGTAAACCTTAAAGCTGCTGATATCTTCGTTGGCAGGCAGGCGTGGGTAAAAGCTTAATAGGATCTGTATCGTGCTGAAAGACAGATACTCGTTCCGGAACCTGAAGCCAAGGCCATAACCAGTATAAGGTTTGTTTTTGAAAGGACTCGTTTTATTGCCAGCCGATAGCCAGGCCACATCGGCGAAAGCTACTGTTGCCAGTTTAAAGCCCAGGAAAGAAAAAGGTGTGTAAAGATTGGCTTCATAATTAAGCGTGAGACGTTTGCTGCCCCTGAGCAGTTCGGAGTTAAAGCCGCGCAGGCCCTCGTTGTTATTGATAGACAGCAGGTCTTCGGGGTTGCGGTTCAGGCCGAAAGTGGCGCGTGTCTGTAAATAATGGCGTAATTTCCAGCTGCCGTTTTCATACAGTCTGGTAAAGTACAGCGATTGTAGCTGCAACAGGCCCTGCTGCCAGCTTCCGTCATTTATAAACGAACCGTACGTAACATTGCCAAACAGGTAGCCAAAGTGTTGCCGGTACCTGGCAAAAGCAAACGAAGCTCCCAGGTAGCGGCGGTTGGTTAATGTGCCATTTTCGTAACCGGTAGTAACGGAAATTATGCTGCCGGCTGGTATATCTTCTGTGCGGCCAAAACCAAACAGGTATCGGTCTTTATAATATTTACGCACACTATAGCCAATACTGCCCAGGTATAGTTGGTTACTCTGGAAATTCTCGGTAGGGGTGGTTTTATAGTTGGTGTCGATCACTCTCAGGCCTATGATCATGCGGCCGCGTGGCTCGTACCCCAGGTTATAGCTTTTAAACTTAAAGGCACGTCCGAACCAGGCATCGCGTCGGGTATAGCTAAGGTTACCGAATCGCGGAATGGTGTCTGCGTCAGTTGGCGGAAGCAGTATGCGTTCCTCTACCTGGCTAATGCCCGCAGCACCTGCATAGCGGGTGTTGGTGGCATAAAAGTCCCGGTGCAGGAAAGCGCTCTTTTCCTGGTAATAATTTTCGTTAACATAAGCTATGTCAGCAGTTATATAAGACCGGCCAATGTTTTCTATACTATAGCGGCCGGCAAACTCCCAGGGGCGTGGATTGGGCTGGTTAAAACGGTAAGAAAGTTCCGGCTGATGGCCCAGTCCCAAAAAGTTAAGCTCCCGCACGGTCAGCCTGCCAGCTCCAGACGACGGTGTAAATGAGCCTGATCCGCCTAAACTAAAAACGTCTTTCGTAATCACGATCACATCCAGACTGTCTTCGGTGGTTGTTTGCTCGTTCACAATAATGCGGGCATCCAGAATATAGTCTGTCTGGCGCAGCAAGCGTTCCGATTCTACAAGCGCCAGAGGTTCCAGCACTTTATACTGCTCAAAAAGCAGCTTATTCCGGATCAGGCTTCTCTTGGTTTTTGCATGAAATATATTGCCGGTTTTCTCGAGCCAGTTCGCAGGTATCCGGGCGGTATCTTGTATAGAGTAACCAAAAGCATCCAGCGGAATAACCCGTATGTTGCGCACTACTTTATAGTTGTGGCGTTCATATTCCCGCTCTATCAGTTCGGCGTCCAGGTTTAGGGCAGCTTCGTTTTCGGGTGTAAAATCCAGAATAGAACTAAGCAGCTTGCCCATAATCGTTTTCCGCTCCGACAGTTCTTTCAGATTACGCATTACACGGTCTTCAAACCGGTGGGTGGTATCGGTAACTATAGTTGTGTCGGGCTTGGCAACAGGTTTTTTCTGAGCAGTTCCATCTATAGCAAACAACAGCAACAGGCCCAGCAAAAACAGGCAGAGCGCAAAGCTATAGTTCGGGTAAAAACGATGCATAAAATTACTCAGGTAGCGAAAGCGGCAGGTTAACCTTCTAAAGATAACATTTTTTAAGTGCACAACAGATACGGGTTTCCCTTAAAATGGATTTGGAGCAATTACAGTTATTATGTGTGCTAAATAAATTAGTATTTAGGACGATGTTGATAAGCATGTTTATAAGTTTTTGCTAAATTTATTAGGCCGTTTTGAGATAAAGTTTTACCTTTAAAACGCTAAAGCAGAAAAGTATACCCAGTATGGACGACAGAATAACAGAGAAACTAAAGATATTAGCAGATGCTGCGAAATACGATGTTTCGTGTTCATCCAGCGGTGGAAAGCGCAAAAACGATAACAAAGGCCTGGGTAATGCCGAGGGTATGGGCATTTGTCATAGTTATACCGAAGACGGCCGTTGCGTTTCGTTGCTGAAGATACTGCTTACCAACCACTGCATTTTTGATTGTGCCTATTGTGTTACCCGCAAAAGCAACGACATTAAACGCGCTGCCTTTACGGTGCAGGAAGTAGTGGACCTGACTATAAATTTCTATCGTCGCAACTATATCGAAGGCCTGTTCCTGAGTTCGGGTATTTTCTCAAATGCTGATTATACCATGGAGCGCCTGGTGCGCATTGCTAAAAAACTACGTCTGGAAGAAAAGTTCAATGGCTATATCCATCTTAAGACAATACCGGGTGCCAGCGAAGAGCTGATTAAAGAAGCCGGTTTATATGCCGACAGGTTAAGCGTGAACATTGAGCTGCCATCGGAAAAGAGCCTGATAAAACTGGCCCCTGAAAAGAACTATAGCGAGATACTGTTGCCGATGAATAACATTAAGCAGCAGTTGGTACAGGCTAAAGAAGAGAAGAAGTTGTTTAAGTCGGCTCCTGCGTTTGCACCGGCCGGCCAAAGCACGCAGCTTATAGTTGGCGCATCCGCCGAGAATGACCAGCAGATACTACAGCTCTCGAGCCAGCTCTACAAAGACTATAGTTTAAAGCGAGTGTACTATTCGGGTTACGTGCCGGTAAGTTCAGATAACAGATTGCCGATCATTACAGAGCCGCCTATTATAAGAGAGAACCGAATTTACCAGGCCGATTGGCTGATGCGCTTCTATGGTTTTGATGTAAAGGAAATACTGGATGAAAGCAACCCGCACCTGGACCTGGATATTGACCCGAAGCTGAGCTGGGCATTGCGCAACCGGCATGTGTTTCCGGTGGAGCTGAACACCGCAGACTATGAAATGATATTACGTGTACCGGGTATAGGAGTGAAGTCGGCGAAAAAGATCGTGTCGGCACGCCGGTTTGCTTCTTTAAACTATGAGCATTTACGCCAGATGGGAGTGGTGCTGAAGCGGGCAAAGTATTTTATAACCTGCCAGCAGAAAAGCCTGCAACCTTACGACTTCGATTCGCAGCGTATCCGGAATAAGATTTTGTTTGGAGATGGAGCCGTTCGGAGCCCGCTGCTTACTCAGCAGCTGGACCTGTTCAGGCAAGTGGGATGATAAACCTATATAACTATGGCACAGAAGTATAAAAGCCCTGTCGCGAATTCAGATTCAGAAACAAAAAAGATAAAAACGATTAAAGTAAAAGTCATGAGAAAGAACAACAAAGTTGCCCGCGTATCCTGCTATTGCAAACTGAACATGCTGGTACCACACCTGCAGCGTATGCAGGCTGAAGGAAAACAGGAGAAAGCCCGCAACAACAACCAGTAAACTATAGCCATGCACCTCTATGCCTACGACGGCTCTTTTGAAGGACTGCTGACGGTAGTGTTCGAAGCCTACGAGCGTAAAGCCTGGCCAACTGCCATAGAGCAGGAGCAGGTGGCACAGCCGGGCATTTTCGGTACAACTATAGCCGTAGTAACCGACGAAGAAAAGGCACAGCGGGTATGGAAAGGTCTGCAGCACCGGTTATCGGCCGCAGCCCGGAAGCAGCTATACTATACCTATTTGTGGGAACAGCCAGGCTTTGAGCTGGCTATCTTCAACTATATAAAACTGGCTTTTGGTACTTCTGAAAACATAGAAGGTAACTTTACCGCACCTTGTGTGCTGCAGGTGCAGCAGGCAGCCAAACAGTTGCATCGCGAGAAACACCGCATGGAAGCCTTTGTGCGTTTCCAGAAAACGACAGACGAACTATACTATGCGCACATTGAGCCTGATTTTAATGTGTTGCCGGTAATAATTGAGCATTTTACGAAGCGCTACGCTGATCAGCGCTGGGCCATATACGACACGCGCCGCCGGTATGGTGCCTACTATGACCTGCAGGCTACCACCTTTATAACACTGGATGCAGCACCCCGCAAAGGAATGGGCGTGTTGCCCGCATCAGCAATTACGCAGCAGGAAAAAACATACCAGCAACTATGGCAGGTATACTTCGACCATGTAAATATTGTCGAGCGTAAAAACCCGAAACTACACCTCAGGCATATGCCTAAACGCTACTGGAAGTACCTTTCTGAAAAACAGCCCCGCCTGCAAGCCTGAGCATACTATTAGTTTAGGTTTATCTGCTCCTGAAACGAGTGTTGAAAAATTGTACAGCTTTTTTGCTCCACTTTGTAACATACCCTGTACGTTGCACGTAAGCATTACTATATATTTATTTTAAAACAAGCGGCAGACTTAACTGCTGAAGCATAAAGTGGCCTTACCACTGCATGTCGCTTAGCTAATGTTTTTGCACATATGAATACACGCGTACGTAAAAAACTTATTCAGGTGGCTCGTGGCAGAGCAAATCAAATGACCTTTCAGAACCTGATCTATGAAGCAGAACTCGGCCTGAACCTTGACAATACCTACGAAAAAGCACAGCTAACAGAAGTAATTGACGAAATATCGGAAGAAGAGCACGCCGAAGGGAGACCTTTGCTGAGTGCGCTTGTTAGCACCAAAGGGTTTAAGAACCAGGGCGATAACTTTTTCAGGCTATGTGAACGCCTAGGCTACGGCAACTGGAGAGAGCTTAAAAAAGATGCGGAGTTTTTAGAGGAACAACGCAAAGCCTGCCGCGAATTCTGGCAGAATAAAGAAAATTTTTCTACCTACCTATAATACAACTACAGAGCGGCAGGCCTTCCATCTCACCCTTGGCTGCCGCTCTGTTTTTCTTTTTGCTTCTTTCCCAACTATAAGCCGTCGTTTTTTCTGTACCTGATATAATTCGCAACATAGGCTGTATATAATTGCCTGTCAGTATATAATGTAATTAAAACCTGTTGCTGTAACCCGCCAATCAATAGCCTCTCTTTTATAAAAGTATCAACTACAATAAGTACAAAACCGACTGGTTTGCTTTGAGTTAGCTGTTATAAATTGCTCCCGAAAAGATTATAATAATGTAAAATATATAGTTTAATTTGTATCTATAAATCTTCTGGTATACATCTGTGTCCGGGCGATTTACAATGCAGTTAAACTATTTTTTTACAGCCTATGAAAGCAAATACTTTTACCCTTCCTTTTATTCTTACTTTGTTTTTTGCCCTGACCGGCTTCAGCGCTTTTGCCCAGGGGGCAAAGTTTGGCAAAGTAAATGATCACGAACTTAAAATGAGCCAGTATGCGCAGGACACTTCTGCGGAAGCTGTTGTGCTGTCAGATATCGGTTTCACCAAGTTCAGCTTAAACCATGGCATACAGGTTATCACTGACCGCCACATCCGTATCAAGATCCTTAAAAAGTCAGGTTACGACTGGGCAAACTTTGAGGTACCCTTTTATGTGCAAGGCGGCGACCGCGAACGTGTTACCAGTATAAAAGGTGTAACCTATACGCTGGAGAACGGAGAAGTGCAGAAGCATAAACTGGATACGAAAAGCGTATTTGAAGAGCAGCACAGCGAGAACTGGTACTCCAAAAAATTTACCATGCCTAATGTTAAAGTAGGTTCAGTAATTGAAGTGAGCTATACCATTTCATCCGACTTTTTCTACAACATGCGCGAGTGGGAGTTCCAGACAACTATACCAACCCTTTGGAGTGAATACAGCGCCGAAATTCCGTCTTACTTCGACTATAAGTTCCTGATGCAGGGGTATCATCCGTTGCATTCAAACAGCAAGAACAACAAGGGCGCTGGTACACCTGAGCTTACGAACTACGCCTACACCTGGACCATGAAGGATGTGCCGGCACTGAAAGAAGAAAAATACATTACGACGCTTAAAGATTACCAGGCTAAAATAGAATTTGAATTGCAGCGGGTAAATCTGCCTAACCAGGCTCCGAAAATTATGACCGGAAATTGGGAAGACGTAGTAATGAACTTGTTGGCAAACGACCGCTTCGGTATGCAGATAATTAAAAGCGGTTTTTATAAGCGCGACCTGGCGAACATTTTAGCGCAGCATAAAACGCCTGAACAGCAGGTGCATGCCATTTATGAGTTTGTAAAAGGTAAAATGACCTGGAACGAGCAAAACGCTTACATGGCCAGAACAAGCTTAAGCGATGCCTATAGCAAAGGTACTGGTAATGCTGCTGATATAAACCTGCTGCTGGTAGCTATGTTAAAGGAAGCAAGTTTTGATGCATCGCCGGTACTGGTAAGCACGCGCGCAAATGGCCGCCCGCCACAGGGGTCGCCGTTGGTAAATAAGTTTAACTATGTGATAGCGCGTGTTTTTATAGATAATAAAGAGTATTTGCTGGATGCTACAGACCCGCTGCTTCCATTTGGCATGCTGCCTGTAAGAGCCCTGAACGGCAGCGGGTACATCGTGAAAAAGAATGAGCACCGCTGGGTAAATTTAAAACCTGTGGTTTACTCTAAATTTATAAATACGGATGTTACTATCAGCGCGAACGGCGACATGACCGGGCAGGCTGTGGAGTCGGCAGGTGGGCACTACGCCTTAACATTGCGAAGAGCACTTAACGAACAGGGCGAAGAGAAATTTGCAGAAAACCTGTCGCGCGAAGTAGGTAACTATAAGCTTGGCAAGCCAGTTTTTGAGAACAAGGACAATATAGGCGACCCGCTTCATATTAAGTACAACATCAGCGCAAGCGGTAACGGGCAGCAGAACAGTATTATTTACCTGAATCCGCTAATGGGGCACGGCGATAAAGAAAATCCTTTTAAACTGACCGAGCGCCTTTACCCTGTCGATTTTGCCACACCTATAGATGAGACCATCATTACAAAGTATATTTTACCGGCAGGATATGTTATTGATGAAGCTCCTAAAAGCGTGAACGTACTGCTGCCGGAAAATGGTGGAAAGTTTATGTATATGGTACAGCAGCATGGCAACGAGTTGCAGGTAATGAGCCGGGTAAATATAAACAGGCCTGTGTTTTACGCCGAAGAATATGTGTACCTGAAAGAGTTCTATAACCAGATCGTGGCCAAGCACGCCGAACAGATTGTTTTAAAGAAAAGCTCTTCCAATTAATTAAAGCATCATACATGCAGCTACAGTAAAAGGGCAAACCGGATAAGTTACGGTTTGCCCTTTTACTGCCTTAGCTCGCTTCTCTTAAGCCATAGTTATGAAACAAATATCCGTTTTTATGCCCCTGCTTTTGTGGCTGGTAATTCCTTTTGCCGCATTTGCAACCCGCAACACATCCTCAGCCGACCTTATAAAAGGTGCCAATGCCGTTATAAACTCACAGGAAACCGTTTTTACAGTTACCTCGCCGGGCAGCGCCACCACTACTTTTAAAACCCGGATAACCATACTGAACGAGAACGGCCTGCACCGCGCCAAACTATACGTGCCTTACGACAAACTATCGAAGGTGAACTATATAAAAGGCGCCTCTTATTTCCAGGGTGGCAAAAAAATAAAAACGCTGAAAAACAGTGATATAGCGGATGTGAGCTCAATATCTGACTTCTCTCTGTTTGAGGATAACCGTGTAAAGATCGCTGACCTGACCCACACCATATACCCGTTTATAGTTGAGTTCGAGTACCAGACCACTTCGTCTAACATGCTGTTTTACCATACCTGGGCTCCGCTTGATGAAGATAAACTGTCGGTAGAGAATGCCACGTTTACGGTTATAATGCCGCAAGCAATGAAGATGCGTTACCGTGAAGCCAACCTGCAGCAGAAAGCTACACAGGAGGTGAAGGAAGGTAAAACGATCTATAGTTGGCAGCTAAGTAATTTAACACCGATCAAGACTGAGCCGTACGCCCCGCCAATGGCCGAACTGGTGCCCATGGTACGCACCGCTCCAACCGAATTTGAAGTGCAGGGCTACGCCGGCGACATGAATAGCTGGCAGAGCTATGGCCAATGGTTTAACAAGCTGAACGAAGGCCGCGATGTGTTGCCGGAAGCTACCAAAGCTAAAATTGCAGCCCTTGTAGCTGATGCCAAAACGCCGGAAGAGAAAGTAAAACGCATATACAATTACCTGCAGAGCAACACCCGCTACATTTCTATACAGTTGGGAATCGGTGGCTGGCAGCCCTTCGAGGCAAGTTTTGTAGATAGCAAAGGCTACGGCGATTGCAAAGCGCTAACCAACTATACGCAGGCTATGCTTAAGTCTGTAGGCATACAGTCTCACCATGCCCTGATACGTGCCGGCGAAAATGCACCTGACCTGATGGCCGATTTTCCAAGCAGCCAGTTTAACCACGTTATATTGTCGGTACCGATGAAGCAGGACACGCTTTGGCTGGAATGCACGAGCCAGAGCGAATCGGCGGGGTATACGGGCAGTTTTACCGGTAACAGAAAAGCGCTGCTTATTACACCGGAAGGCGGCAAACTGGTAAACACACCCGCCTACAAAGCAACTGAAAACATAGTGAACCGCACCATAAAAGTGATACTGGATGATGCCGGAAACGGAACAGCTTCTGCGGTAACACA
This genomic interval carries:
- a CDS encoding CvfB family protein; this encodes MVDLGNYNELEIAREVDFGVYLTSEDGDILLPKKYLPEGAKVGDFVRVFVYRDSEDRVIATNLTPYATVGQFAGLLCKDTSSFGAFLDWGLEKDLLVPLNNQKDKMVPGRKYCVYVYLDDASDRIVGTAKINKYLQNDNIQVKEGEQVEVLVAAYTDLGYNVIINNTYLGLLYRNEVFKDLEIGDKLPAYIKTIRPDNKIDVTLRKPDADTFSEMDETSAKVMQLLEEQNGTLNLSDKSDPEDIYRVVGASKKMFKRAVGNLYKANRIEIYPDYIKLRR
- a CDS encoding Dps family protein; translation: MEKLREKSEYEGNPVGLSDNTAKVMARELDRHLSSFITLFNQYHKHHWMVEGPQFRDLHLFFEDHYTQLHEQYDAIAERLTVMGYCPTCHPKKQLELTYIDHEEEGVFRIREMLAKDMDDEKTIAVELRKTIKLAMQHEDFATKALLEGILIKTEDRCHHIEHFLGDDGLSIGMIARPEDIMEAEDQKSRSSKDGLRVTARKAPAKAKAK
- a CDS encoding BamA/TamA family outer membrane protein; translation: MHRFYPNYSFALCLFLLGLLLLFAIDGTAQKKPVAKPDTTIVTDTTHRFEDRVMRNLKELSERKTIMGKLLSSILDFTPENEAALNLDAELIEREYERHNYKVVRNIRVIPLDAFGYSIQDTARIPANWLEKTGNIFHAKTKRSLIRNKLLFEQYKVLEPLALVESERLLRQTDYILDARIIVNEQTTTEDSLDVIVITKDVFSLGGSGSFTPSSGAGRLTVRELNFLGLGHQPELSYRFNQPNPRPWEFAGRYSIENIGRSYITADIAYVNENYYQEKSAFLHRDFYATNTRYAGAAGISQVEERILLPPTDADTIPRFGNLSYTRRDAWFGRAFKFKSYNLGYEPRGRMIIGLRVIDTNYKTTPTENFQSNQLYLGSIGYSVRKYYKDRYLFGFGRTEDIPAGSIISVTTGYENGTLTNRRYLGASFAFARYRQHFGYLFGNVTYGSFINDGSWQQGLLQLQSLYFTRLYENGSWKLRHYLQTRATFGLNRNPEDLLSINNNEGLRGFNSELLRGSKRLTLNYEANLYTPFSFLGFKLATVAFADVAWLSAGNKTSPFKNKPYTGYGLGFRFRNEYLSFSTIQILLSFYPRLPANEDISSFKVYEASRPYYDFTDFRFERPGVAEFR
- a CDS encoding putative DNA modification/repair radical SAM protein gives rise to the protein MDDRITEKLKILADAAKYDVSCSSSGGKRKNDNKGLGNAEGMGICHSYTEDGRCVSLLKILLTNHCIFDCAYCVTRKSNDIKRAAFTVQEVVDLTINFYRRNYIEGLFLSSGIFSNADYTMERLVRIAKKLRLEEKFNGYIHLKTIPGASEELIKEAGLYADRLSVNIELPSEKSLIKLAPEKNYSEILLPMNNIKQQLVQAKEEKKLFKSAPAFAPAGQSTQLIVGASAENDQQILQLSSQLYKDYSLKRVYYSGYVPVSSDNRLPIITEPPIIRENRIYQADWLMRFYGFDVKEILDESNPHLDLDIDPKLSWALRNRHVFPVELNTADYEMILRVPGIGVKSAKKIVSARRFASLNYEHLRQMGVVLKRAKYFITCQQKSLQPYDFDSQRIRNKILFGDGAVRSPLLTQQLDLFRQVG
- a CDS encoding TIGR03915 family putative DNA repair protein, whose amino-acid sequence is MHLYAYDGSFEGLLTVVFEAYERKAWPTAIEQEQVAQPGIFGTTIAVVTDEEKAQRVWKGLQHRLSAAARKQLYYTYLWEQPGFELAIFNYIKLAFGTSENIEGNFTAPCVLQVQQAAKQLHREKHRMEAFVRFQKTTDELYYAHIEPDFNVLPVIIEHFTKRYADQRWAIYDTRRRYGAYYDLQATTFITLDAAPRKGMGVLPASAITQQEKTYQQLWQVYFDHVNIVERKNPKLHLRHMPKRYWKYLSEKQPRLQA
- a CDS encoding DUF3857 domain-containing protein, encoding MKANTFTLPFILTLFFALTGFSAFAQGAKFGKVNDHELKMSQYAQDTSAEAVVLSDIGFTKFSLNHGIQVITDRHIRIKILKKSGYDWANFEVPFYVQGGDRERVTSIKGVTYTLENGEVQKHKLDTKSVFEEQHSENWYSKKFTMPNVKVGSVIEVSYTISSDFFYNMREWEFQTTIPTLWSEYSAEIPSYFDYKFLMQGYHPLHSNSKNNKGAGTPELTNYAYTWTMKDVPALKEEKYITTLKDYQAKIEFELQRVNLPNQAPKIMTGNWEDVVMNLLANDRFGMQIIKSGFYKRDLANILAQHKTPEQQVHAIYEFVKGKMTWNEQNAYMARTSLSDAYSKGTGNAADINLLLVAMLKEASFDASPVLVSTRANGRPPQGSPLVNKFNYVIARVFIDNKEYLLDATDPLLPFGMLPVRALNGSGYIVKKNEHRWVNLKPVVYSKFINTDVTISANGDMTGQAVESAGGHYALTLRRALNEQGEEKFAENLSREVGNYKLGKPVFENKDNIGDPLHIKYNISASGNGQQNSIIYLNPLMGHGDKENPFKLTERLYPVDFATPIDETIITKYILPAGYVIDEAPKSVNVLLPENGGKFMYMVQQHGNELQVMSRVNINRPVFYAEEYVYLKEFYNQIVAKHAEQIVLKKSSSN
- a CDS encoding DUF3857 domain-containing protein, with amino-acid sequence MKQISVFMPLLLWLVIPFAAFATRNTSSADLIKGANAVINSQETVFTVTSPGSATTTFKTRITILNENGLHRAKLYVPYDKLSKVNYIKGASYFQGGKKIKTLKNSDIADVSSISDFSLFEDNRVKIADLTHTIYPFIVEFEYQTTSSNMLFYHTWAPLDEDKLSVENATFTVIMPQAMKMRYREANLQQKATQEVKEGKTIYSWQLSNLTPIKTEPYAPPMAELVPMVRTAPTEFEVQGYAGDMNSWQSYGQWFNKLNEGRDVLPEATKAKIAALVADAKTPEEKVKRIYNYLQSNTRYISIQLGIGGWQPFEASFVDSKGYGDCKALTNYTQAMLKSVGIQSHHALIRAGENAPDLMADFPSSQFNHVILSVPMKQDTLWLECTSQSESAGYTGSFTGNRKALLITPEGGKLVNTPAYKATENIVNRTIKVILDDAGNGTASAVTHYKGVEHESYRDLLHAASPEDQRKWLYRNISIPSFELKQFSFDLKKARLPEVTEKLELSVRKCATISGKRMFLAPNLMNKWDSTPNTVEKRTLEVVRSSAYTNTDTVIYELPAGYSLEFKPNDLAYDTEFGTFKATTKVEGQKVTYVRTIQLHKGRYKPEAYTKMLEFMNNIVKADGQQLVFVKNVQ